The Verrucomicrobium spinosum DSM 4136 = JCM 18804 genome includes a region encoding these proteins:
- the alaS gene encoding alanine--tRNA ligase has protein sequence MTSAQIRQSFLDFFKEKQHTIVPSDNVGYTSRDGARIFTNAGMNQFVPIFLGERPADVDTWPGVLHKGLPTRAADTQKCIRAGGKHNDLEDVGLDTYHHTFFEMLGNWSFGDYFKKDAISWAWELVIERWKFPPTRVFATIYQPGEGDPAERDEESWGYWAEKFRSVGLDPEIHIVNGNKKDNFWMMAETGPCGPCTEIHIDLTPGPRDLDEGRQREGAKLVNGSSADCIEIWNNVFIQYNANADKTFSKLPAQHVDTGMGFERVTSIIQGTRNFTDFENAKISNYDTDVFKPIFDEISKMSGKTYASTLPASGSTGDTEQEKIDVAFRVLADHIRTLSFSIADGISPGNNDRNYTLRRILRRAVKYGRTLGFKEPFFYKLVDVLAQHMGEVFPELRARKEHVKSVLKMEEESFNRTLDRGISLFESEADKLAGKGTEITGEVAFRLSDTFGFPIDLTQLLARERGLTVDVPEYERLLAEQKKRSTEDSKGRKQVVSLSEIETKEPTKFIGYDNLEAPAKVLEVVSMKDKTAVVLDSSPFYAEMGGQVGDSGALIIGADSFPISNTQKVGNTWLHFLDGEDTPSVGVEAQLAVEPSRRRAIERHHTVTHIMHWALHEVVSKEATQKGSFVGPDKLTFDFNSAALTAAQLADIERLVNERIVANDVVSWDELPYAEVKSNPGIMQLFGEKYGDKVRVVQVGGQAHALNGYSMELCGGTHTRSTGEIGLFRLVSESAVSAGVRRLEAIAGLEAYRAARSDADLLKLLAGKVLAQGTLDLEKKIETLLDQQKALEKALKSAQQREAAARAKALLGLASNDAIIANLGEVDGDYAMAVSDALKSLFSGIVVVAGTAGGNVSLIATVSKDHQAKLQAGKIIQAIAPIVGGKGGGKPDFARGGGKEVAKVDAALDEARKLVGA, from the coding sequence ATGACCAGCGCCCAGATCCGCCAGAGTTTCCTCGACTTCTTTAAAGAGAAGCAGCACACCATCGTGCCCAGCGACAATGTCGGCTACACGAGCCGGGATGGAGCACGCATTTTCACGAATGCCGGGATGAACCAGTTCGTCCCCATCTTCCTGGGGGAGCGTCCGGCGGATGTGGATACTTGGCCGGGCGTCCTGCACAAGGGCCTGCCCACCCGGGCGGCGGATACCCAGAAATGCATCCGCGCCGGCGGCAAGCACAATGATTTGGAGGACGTGGGTCTGGACACCTACCACCACACGTTCTTCGAGATGCTGGGGAACTGGAGCTTTGGCGACTACTTCAAAAAGGACGCCATCTCCTGGGCTTGGGAACTTGTGATCGAGCGCTGGAAGTTCCCGCCGACCCGCGTGTTTGCGACCATCTACCAGCCGGGTGAGGGTGATCCCGCCGAGCGTGACGAAGAATCCTGGGGCTACTGGGCGGAGAAGTTCCGCAGCGTGGGGCTGGATCCGGAGATTCATATCGTCAACGGCAACAAGAAGGACAACTTCTGGATGATGGCGGAGACCGGTCCCTGCGGTCCCTGCACAGAGATCCACATCGACCTCACGCCTGGTCCCCGCGACCTGGACGAGGGCCGCCAGCGCGAAGGTGCCAAACTGGTGAACGGCAGCAGTGCTGACTGCATTGAGATATGGAACAACGTGTTCATCCAGTACAATGCAAATGCGGACAAGACCTTCTCGAAGCTCCCCGCCCAGCATGTGGACACGGGCATGGGTTTTGAGCGCGTGACCAGCATCATCCAGGGCACGAGGAACTTCACGGACTTCGAGAACGCGAAGATCAGCAACTACGACACGGACGTCTTCAAGCCCATCTTCGACGAGATCTCGAAGATGAGCGGCAAAACTTATGCCAGCACTTTGCCCGCCTCTGGCAGCACGGGTGATACGGAGCAGGAGAAGATCGACGTGGCCTTCCGCGTCCTCGCCGACCACATCCGCACCCTGAGCTTCTCCATCGCCGACGGCATCTCCCCCGGCAATAACGACCGCAACTACACCCTGCGCCGCATTCTGCGCCGTGCGGTGAAGTATGGCCGCACCCTTGGGTTCAAGGAGCCATTCTTCTACAAGCTGGTGGACGTGCTGGCCCAGCACATGGGTGAGGTGTTTCCTGAACTCCGCGCCCGCAAGGAGCATGTGAAGTCTGTGCTCAAGATGGAGGAGGAAAGCTTCAACCGCACGCTGGATCGCGGCATCAGCCTCTTTGAGTCCGAGGCCGACAAGCTCGCTGGCAAAGGCACCGAGATCACGGGCGAGGTGGCATTCCGCCTTTCCGACACCTTCGGTTTCCCAATCGACCTGACCCAGTTGCTGGCTCGCGAACGTGGCCTGACGGTGGACGTCCCCGAGTACGAGCGCCTGCTGGCAGAGCAGAAGAAGCGGAGCACTGAAGACAGCAAAGGCCGGAAGCAAGTCGTTTCCCTCAGCGAGATCGAAACCAAGGAGCCGACCAAGTTCATCGGCTACGACAACCTCGAGGCGCCCGCCAAAGTGCTGGAGGTTGTTTCCATGAAGGACAAGACGGCCGTTGTACTCGACAGCTCTCCCTTCTATGCTGAGATGGGTGGTCAAGTGGGCGACTCTGGGGCGCTGATCATCGGTGCGGACAGTTTCCCCATTTCGAACACCCAGAAGGTGGGCAACACCTGGTTGCACTTCCTGGATGGGGAAGACACGCCTTCCGTGGGCGTGGAAGCGCAACTCGCGGTCGAGCCTTCCCGCCGGCGCGCCATCGAGCGTCACCACACGGTCACGCACATCATGCACTGGGCGCTGCATGAAGTGGTGAGCAAGGAAGCCACCCAGAAGGGCAGCTTCGTCGGACCTGACAAACTCACCTTTGACTTCAACAGCGCCGCCCTGACTGCTGCCCAGCTTGCCGACATCGAGCGTCTCGTGAACGAGCGAATCGTGGCCAATGATGTTGTTTCCTGGGACGAGCTTCCGTATGCGGAGGTGAAGTCCAACCCCGGCATCATGCAGCTTTTCGGAGAGAAGTATGGGGACAAGGTTCGCGTCGTGCAAGTCGGCGGCCAGGCTCACGCGCTCAACGGTTACAGCATGGAACTCTGCGGCGGCACGCATACCCGCTCCACGGGTGAGATTGGTCTGTTCCGCCTCGTCAGTGAGAGTGCTGTGAGCGCCGGGGTGCGTCGTCTTGAGGCCATTGCCGGACTTGAAGCCTATCGCGCGGCCCGGAGCGATGCGGACCTGCTGAAGCTTCTCGCCGGCAAGGTCCTGGCTCAAGGCACGCTGGATCTCGAGAAGAAGATCGAGACGCTCCTGGATCAGCAGAAGGCGCTGGAAAAAGCCCTCAAGTCCGCCCAGCAGCGCGAAGCGGCGGCGCGTGCGAAGGCTCTCCTCGGCTTAGCCAGCAATGACGCCATCATCGCCAATCTGGGCGAGGTGGATGGCGATTATGCGATGGCCGTGAGCGATGCGCTTAAGAGCCTCTTCAGTGGCATCGTTGTGGTCGCCGGCACCGCCGGCGGCAACGTCTCGCTTATCGCCACAGTGAGCAAGGATCATCAGGCCAAGCTTCAGGCGGGCAAGATCATCCAGGCCATCGCCCCCATCGTGGGCGGCAAAGGCGGCGGCAAGCCCGACTTCGCGCGCGGCGGTGGCAAGGAAGTGGCCAAGGTGGATGCGGCTCTGGATGAGGCCCGCAAACTGGTGGGCGCGTAG
- a CDS encoding DUF4870 domain-containing protein, whose translation MDYQSPPPPPEGPKPEIPPTPPPAAEIPSAPAEGSHPGLPGMGISQEERNMAMFCHLGSLAGYVLPLGNLLLPLILWLVNKDKMPFVNDQGKESVNFQISITIYFLASLVVGFLTCGWGLPLALLPPIFSLVMAIIACLEANKGIAYRYPLCIRLIN comes from the coding sequence ATGGACTACCAATCGCCGCCCCCGCCGCCCGAAGGTCCGAAACCGGAAATCCCCCCCACGCCGCCCCCGGCAGCTGAGATTCCGTCGGCCCCTGCCGAGGGCTCCCACCCCGGACTGCCCGGCATGGGCATCTCCCAGGAGGAACGGAACATGGCTATGTTTTGCCACTTGGGCAGCCTGGCGGGGTATGTCCTCCCGTTGGGCAACCTCCTGTTACCGCTCATCCTATGGCTGGTGAACAAGGACAAAATGCCCTTCGTCAACGATCAGGGAAAGGAGTCCGTCAATTTTCAGATCTCCATCACCATTTACTTTTTGGCCTCCTTGGTAGTTGGCTTCCTGACCTGCGGGTGGGGCCTGCCACTCGCCCTCCTGCCGCCGATTTTCTCCCTGGTCATGGCCATTATCGCCTGCCTGGAAGCCAACAAAGGCATTGCCTACCGCTATCCCCTGTGCATCCGGTTGATCAACTGA
- a CDS encoding DUF4282 domain-containing protein, translating into MDEKILSKPKDPLDESHDAVGLMDALMDFSFKTAITPKIAHVLYIVGLIAAALFTGRWALDSFQRGIMGGMTSLLFAPVLFILYALLTRILLEVVVALFRILEHLKSIDRKTK; encoded by the coding sequence ATGGACGAAAAAATACTCTCCAAGCCAAAAGACCCCCTCGACGAGTCACATGACGCTGTCGGACTGATGGACGCCCTGATGGACTTCTCGTTCAAGACCGCGATCACGCCCAAGATCGCGCATGTTCTCTACATCGTCGGCCTCATTGCCGCCGCCCTTTTTACCGGTCGCTGGGCTCTCGACTCCTTCCAACGCGGCATCATGGGTGGCATGACGTCCCTGCTCTTCGCCCCCGTCCTCTTCATCCTCTACGCCCTGCTCACCCGCATCCTCCTCGAGGTCGTCGTGGCCCTTTTCCGGATCCTGGAGCATCTGAAGAGCATTGACCGGAAGACGAAGTAG
- a CDS encoding zinc-dependent metalloprotease — MKFSLRPAGMLALPLTCLIIAVWSAAQEPAPKPAPNPAPAPAPAPGSGPTPAPAPAPPGKPEPAPTPAPTPAPTPSPVPAKPEAKPEVKPNPVEAPAAKVEEKRPAPVTVVPAPPKKKTIADVTKNCDEIKGLFNLHRDRENGTVYLFVRKDQMEREFIYFSHTVEGVLAAGHNRGQFHDETVFVMKRSYDKVEFIKQNTAFYFDPMHPLARAAQANTSHAVMAVEAVVAENTEGVLLNAGNLFLKETLLQVKPGGGEKAFLGKLSDTKTKFTKLKSYPKNTLCSVEYVFDNPTPPRNDDDKQLGDVTDPRYVSVTIQHTLIAMPDNGYQPRVDDPRVGYFMTQLTDQTSTEVTPWRDFIHRWDLKKKDPNAPLSEPVEPIVWWIENTTPIEFRDTIRLAALQWNKSFEKIGFKNALIIKEQPDDADWDADDIQYNVLRWTSSPKAPFGGYGPSFVNPRTGQILGSDIMLEFVFVKNRLMARRLWNEVGLAGMDAAEGGNLFDKNSCMAANVMQQGLLFGNQMMRLRKADDVDFDVLLKESLTQLILHELGHTLGLNHNFRASHLHSPEELQNRALTEKTGLSGSVMDYMPLNLGPDRARQGQYYINAPGPYDDWAIEYGYSVAAPEPQEESKRLAAIAGRSHEPQLAFANDADDMRANGKAIDPRAMLFDMSSDPVAYGVARCELVKQATGKLLADYPTQGKSWQELTNAYISLTSESSNALTAISRYIGGVYVERAYVGQVKDNPPSPFRPVELEKQKAAMRALAQYGFGPEAWVAPEQLLAHLQQQRRGFDFRDNGEDPKLHERALKVQRSLLDQLMHPNTQHRILDSTLYGNRYVLGTMMSDLTAAVMTGEAADASVSTLRQNLQLDYVDRLLNIVNGRAYQPAVQSVALVQLRTIQAQYQKNPVAAANQAHAQFVLYKIERGLDDKKS; from the coding sequence ATGAAATTCTCTCTCCGCCCAGCCGGGATGCTCGCGCTTCCTCTGACTTGTTTGATCATCGCCGTCTGGAGCGCTGCCCAGGAGCCTGCTCCGAAGCCTGCCCCTAACCCTGCCCCGGCTCCCGCGCCAGCGCCCGGTTCTGGTCCCACGCCTGCACCTGCACCAGCGCCCCCTGGCAAGCCTGAACCGGCCCCGACACCTGCGCCTACGCCTGCTCCAACACCGTCCCCAGTACCTGCCAAGCCAGAGGCCAAACCGGAGGTGAAACCCAATCCTGTGGAAGCACCTGCTGCCAAGGTGGAGGAAAAAAGACCTGCGCCCGTGACGGTGGTGCCCGCTCCGCCCAAGAAGAAGACCATCGCCGATGTGACGAAGAACTGCGATGAGATCAAAGGCCTGTTCAACCTGCATCGTGATCGCGAGAATGGGACGGTCTATCTGTTTGTGCGGAAGGACCAGATGGAGCGTGAGTTCATCTACTTCTCCCACACGGTGGAAGGGGTGCTCGCTGCCGGTCACAATCGCGGCCAGTTCCATGATGAGACCGTGTTCGTGATGAAGCGCAGCTACGACAAGGTGGAGTTCATCAAGCAGAACACCGCCTTCTACTTCGACCCCATGCACCCGCTGGCTCGTGCCGCGCAGGCCAACACCAGCCATGCCGTGATGGCGGTTGAGGCTGTGGTGGCGGAGAATACTGAGGGCGTGCTGCTGAATGCCGGTAACCTCTTCCTCAAGGAAACCCTGTTGCAGGTGAAGCCTGGCGGCGGGGAAAAGGCGTTCCTCGGCAAGCTCTCGGACACGAAGACCAAGTTCACCAAGCTGAAGTCCTACCCCAAGAACACGCTCTGCTCGGTGGAGTATGTGTTTGACAATCCGACGCCACCCCGGAACGACGATGACAAACAACTGGGCGATGTGACGGACCCCCGCTATGTGAGCGTGACCATCCAGCACACGCTCATCGCCATGCCGGACAACGGCTACCAGCCCCGTGTGGATGATCCGAGGGTGGGTTATTTCATGACCCAGCTCACGGACCAGACCTCCACGGAGGTGACCCCATGGCGCGACTTCATCCACCGCTGGGACCTCAAAAAGAAGGACCCCAATGCACCGCTGAGCGAGCCCGTGGAGCCCATCGTCTGGTGGATCGAAAACACGACCCCGATCGAGTTCCGTGACACCATCCGTCTCGCCGCCCTCCAGTGGAACAAGTCCTTTGAGAAGATCGGCTTCAAGAATGCCCTCATCATCAAGGAGCAGCCGGATGATGCGGACTGGGATGCGGACGACATCCAGTACAACGTGCTGCGCTGGACCTCCTCGCCCAAGGCCCCCTTCGGCGGCTACGGCCCCAGTTTTGTGAATCCTCGAACCGGACAGATCCTGGGCTCCGACATCATGCTGGAGTTTGTGTTTGTGAAGAACCGCCTCATGGCCCGCCGTCTCTGGAATGAGGTGGGACTGGCCGGGATGGATGCTGCCGAGGGAGGCAACCTCTTTGACAAGAACTCGTGCATGGCCGCCAACGTCATGCAGCAGGGGCTGCTCTTTGGGAACCAGATGATGCGCCTGCGCAAGGCGGATGATGTGGACTTCGATGTGCTGCTCAAGGAAAGCCTCACCCAGCTCATCCTGCACGAGCTTGGCCACACGCTCGGGCTGAACCACAACTTCCGCGCCAGTCATCTGCACTCCCCGGAGGAGCTGCAGAACCGTGCCCTCACGGAGAAGACCGGCTTGAGCGGATCCGTCATGGACTACATGCCGCTGAATCTGGGGCCGGACCGGGCGCGCCAGGGGCAATATTACATCAATGCCCCTGGGCCGTATGATGACTGGGCCATCGAGTACGGCTACAGCGTGGCCGCACCGGAGCCGCAGGAGGAAAGTAAACGCCTCGCCGCCATTGCGGGCCGTTCGCACGAGCCCCAGCTTGCCTTTGCCAATGACGCGGACGACATGCGCGCCAATGGCAAGGCCATCGACCCGCGGGCCATGCTCTTTGACATGAGCAGCGACCCGGTCGCGTATGGCGTGGCCCGTTGTGAACTGGTCAAGCAGGCTACGGGCAAGTTGCTCGCGGACTATCCCACCCAGGGCAAGAGCTGGCAGGAGCTGACCAATGCCTACATCTCCCTCACCTCGGAGTCGAGCAATGCCCTCACGGCCATTTCCCGGTACATTGGTGGCGTGTATGTAGAGCGCGCTTACGTGGGGCAGGTGAAGGACAACCCGCCCTCACCTTTCCGCCCGGTCGAGCTGGAGAAGCAGAAGGCGGCCATGCGGGCCCTGGCCCAATACGGCTTCGGTCCGGAGGCTTGGGTCGCGCCGGAGCAGCTCCTCGCCCACCTTCAGCAGCAGCGTCGTGGGTTTGACTTCCGTGACAACGGGGAGGATCCCAAACTGCATGAGCGCGCCCTCAAGGTCCAGCGTTCCCTGCTGGACCAGCTCATGCACCCGAACACTCAGCACCGCATCCTGGACAGCACGCTTTATGGGAATCGTTATGTCCTCGGTACCATGATGAGCGATCTCACTGCTGCCGTCATGACGGGTGAGGCAGCGGATGCCTCTGTCAGCACCTTGCGTCAGAACCTCCAGCTCGACTATGTGGACCGGCTGCTCAACATCGTGAATGGTCGGGCGTACCAGCCAGCGGTGCAGAGTGTGGCCTTGGTCCAGTTGCGGACCATCCAGGCGCAGTACCAGAAGAACCCTGTGGCAGCGGCCAATCAGGCCCATGCCCAGTTCGTGCTCTATAAGATCGAGCGAGGTTTGGACGACAAGAAGTCGTAG
- a CDS encoding endonuclease/exonuclease/phosphatase family protein: protein MKVRGLFRFVVRHWLESGLSAGLAVTLLGFAGRWHWYPDLYNHLRPQYVVAFALGLLFCLGLRRWKLVGLSAAGLALNIAALWPHARPAAAPTTVVAKGSTLEIATINLLRRNQNHAALETLLRDRQPDVVVLQEVSPGWAEMLPRLKDLYPHQWLEYHRKGSWGLAILSRGAWEKVGLHKLGESGPKKLGMVAEFDFKGQPVSLLNVHAPHPTSAAEIADRHVMHEEIRLWSVQRQQEGRAVIVAGDFNCTPWAWLYKDFLYQTHLVDTSQGRLFEATRHVWLPDRIMIDHVFVSSDWKVSGREVGPDFGSDHRPVFVSLDWDSSDLAAK from the coding sequence ATGAAAGTGCGAGGACTCTTCCGGTTTGTTGTCCGGCACTGGCTGGAGTCGGGATTGTCGGCTGGGCTCGCGGTCACTCTGCTGGGATTTGCGGGACGCTGGCATTGGTATCCAGATCTTTACAATCATCTGCGACCCCAATATGTGGTGGCGTTCGCACTTGGGCTGTTGTTCTGCTTGGGGTTGCGCCGGTGGAAGCTGGTCGGCCTCAGTGCTGCGGGCTTGGCGTTGAACATCGCTGCGCTGTGGCCTCATGCCCGGCCTGCCGCGGCTCCGACGACCGTGGTGGCCAAGGGCTCGACACTGGAAATCGCCACCATCAACCTGCTCCGTCGGAATCAGAATCACGCTGCGCTGGAGACCTTGTTGAGGGATCGCCAGCCGGACGTGGTGGTCCTACAGGAGGTGTCGCCAGGCTGGGCGGAGATGCTGCCTCGTCTGAAGGACCTCTATCCCCACCAGTGGCTGGAGTATCATCGCAAAGGATCGTGGGGCCTGGCCATCCTGAGCCGGGGGGCCTGGGAAAAAGTCGGACTCCACAAGCTGGGGGAGAGCGGGCCCAAGAAGCTTGGGATGGTCGCGGAGTTCGACTTTAAGGGGCAGCCCGTGAGTTTGCTGAATGTGCACGCCCCTCACCCGACCTCAGCGGCTGAGATTGCGGACCGCCATGTCATGCATGAAGAGATCAGGCTGTGGAGCGTGCAGCGTCAGCAGGAGGGGCGCGCGGTGATCGTGGCGGGCGATTTCAACTGCACTCCTTGGGCCTGGCTCTACAAGGACTTCCTGTATCAGACCCATCTGGTGGACACCAGTCAGGGGCGGCTCTTTGAGGCTACCCGGCATGTGTGGCTGCCAGACCGGATCATGATCGATCACGTCTTCGTTTCGTCTGACTGGAAAGTGAGTGGACGGGAGGTGGGGCCTGACTTTGGCTCGGATCATCGACCCGTTTTTGTGAGCCTGGATTGGGATTCTTCTGACCTCGCGGCAAAGTAG
- a CDS encoding ABC transporter permease has protein sequence MPDAAATPHRWAGSPPNGWQVLRRNRVAMLCFWYLLGVALTAIFVPAFLPAEVKMVSESSYVPPSWCDGGMSRHLLGTDVNGQDLFYRLLTGARVSLGVGLVAALVSLIIGGTYGMISGYAGGRVDGGMMRLVDILNSVPSLLFVMIFIAAFDGYFTDALDGLRLWGQREKWGWLEAWAGAMIPYKRIFLLVLSLGFIQWLTMARIVRGQVLVLKELAFVTASRAMGQKGWSIIWKHLWPNLSTIVLTYLTLTIPAVIRDESFLSFLGLGIEDPAASWGSLLKDGAQVINPLDSKWWLLAFPAGLMSTSLLALNFLGDGLRDAFDPRSSD, from the coding sequence ATGCCTGACGCTGCTGCGACCCCTCATCGATGGGCAGGCTCGCCGCCGAATGGCTGGCAGGTGCTGCGACGCAATCGCGTGGCCATGCTCTGCTTCTGGTACCTGTTGGGGGTGGCGCTGACGGCGATTTTTGTGCCGGCGTTTCTGCCAGCGGAGGTGAAGATGGTGAGCGAGTCTTCCTATGTGCCGCCGTCCTGGTGTGATGGGGGCATGTCGAGGCACCTCTTGGGCACGGATGTGAACGGGCAGGATCTTTTCTACCGTCTGCTCACAGGGGCCCGGGTGAGTCTGGGGGTGGGATTGGTGGCAGCATTGGTGAGCCTCATCATTGGCGGCACCTACGGCATGATCAGCGGCTATGCCGGGGGGCGGGTGGACGGCGGCATGATGCGTCTGGTGGACATCTTGAACTCGGTGCCCAGCCTGCTCTTTGTGATGATCTTCATCGCGGCATTTGATGGTTATTTCACTGATGCCCTGGACGGTCTGCGCCTCTGGGGTCAGCGGGAGAAATGGGGCTGGTTGGAAGCCTGGGCTGGAGCGATGATCCCGTACAAGCGGATCTTCCTCCTGGTGCTCTCCCTGGGGTTCATCCAGTGGCTCACCATGGCTCGCATTGTCCGTGGCCAGGTGCTGGTGCTGAAGGAACTGGCGTTCGTGACTGCCAGCCGTGCCATGGGGCAGAAGGGCTGGTCCATCATCTGGAAGCATCTCTGGCCCAACCTTAGCACCATTGTGCTGACCTATCTGACCCTGACCATTCCGGCGGTGATCCGGGACGAGAGCTTCCTCAGTTTCCTCGGCCTGGGCATCGAGGATCCGGCGGCCAGTTGGGGCTCGCTGCTCAAGGATGGGGCGCAGGTCATCAATCCGCTCGACAGCAAGTGGTGGCTGCTCGCCTTCCCTGCAGGCTTGATGTCCACCTCATTGCTCGCGCTAAATTTCCTCGGTGACGGGCTGCGGGACGCCTTCGATCCGCGTTCTTCAGATTGA
- a CDS encoding ABC transporter permease encodes MFAFILRRFLSSLVVLGFVVSLTFLLSISQKGGPFEREKLTAAAKAEREKNAELDGPKWWQLARYVKRLLKGDLNVSLRYQNLSVAEVLGQKLPNSLILGGSAFVIAAVGGVSMGFLAAMRKDSALDVTSMFLALAAISIPSFITGPLFVALFGLKLGWLPIGGFGTIAQLIMPSICLALPFLAYVARLTRNSLLDVKSQNYMRTAKAKGLDDATALARHGMKVAILPVVTYLGPMAAYVLTGSFVVESVFNISGLGMVFVNAIQNTDPFLLTGAVVVYSALLVFFNFVVDVMYTFLDKRIQLHA; translated from the coding sequence ATGTTCGCGTTCATCCTCCGCCGATTCCTCAGCAGCCTCGTGGTGCTGGGGTTCGTGGTGTCGTTGACGTTTTTGCTGTCCATCTCCCAGAAGGGCGGACCGTTTGAGAGGGAGAAACTCACCGCGGCGGCCAAGGCGGAGCGGGAAAAGAATGCGGAACTGGATGGTCCCAAGTGGTGGCAGTTGGCGCGCTATGTGAAGCGCCTGCTGAAAGGGGACCTCAATGTTTCGCTGCGGTATCAGAATCTTTCTGTGGCGGAAGTTCTGGGGCAGAAGCTGCCCAACTCTCTGATACTGGGTGGCAGTGCCTTTGTCATCGCCGCCGTGGGCGGTGTGTCGATGGGGTTTCTGGCGGCGATGCGCAAGGACTCGGCGCTGGACGTCACCAGCATGTTCTTAGCCCTTGCGGCCATCAGCATTCCGTCCTTCATCACCGGGCCGCTCTTTGTGGCTTTGTTCGGCCTGAAGCTAGGCTGGCTGCCCATCGGGGGCTTTGGCACGATCGCACAGCTCATCATGCCATCGATTTGTCTGGCGCTGCCGTTTCTGGCTTATGTGGCCCGCCTGACTCGGAACAGCCTGCTGGATGTGAAGTCGCAGAACTACATGCGCACGGCCAAGGCAAAGGGACTGGATGACGCGACCGCCCTGGCCCGGCATGGGATGAAGGTGGCGATTCTGCCTGTCGTCACCTACCTCGGGCCCATGGCCGCGTATGTGCTCACAGGCTCCTTCGTGGTGGAGAGTGTCTTCAACATTTCCGGACTGGGCATGGTGTTTGTGAATGCCATTCAGAATACGGACCCTTTCCTGCTGACGGGGGCGGTGGTGGTGTACTCCGCCCTGCTGGTATTCTTTAACTTCGTGGTGGACGTCATGTACACGTTCCTCGACAAACGCATCCAGTTGCATGCCTGA